TCCAAAGCCCTCGCCGATGATTTCGACAAAGACGGAGACATCGACATTGCGAGCATTTCCTATTTTCCTTCAAAAGCGCAGGAAGGATTTGTCTATTTTGAAAATAAAGGAAATATGAACTTTTCGGCCCAAACCTTTGCCTCTCCCCGCCAGGACAAATGGATGCTGCTCGAAAAAGCGGATTATGACCAAGACGGCGACAATGACCTGCTGTTGGGCTATCTCGAACGCCCGCCGTACCGATTTCCGCTTCCGGCAGGCATGACCGGTTTGCAGGTACTTGAAAATAAAGGAAAGAAACAAAAATAGACTATCCCCAACAAGGATTGACGAACAAGACACCTGGATCAATAACGCACGTATATCCTCATTCTACAGACCGCCTTTCGGGCGGTCTTTTTGCTTTCTCCCGGTTCATTTTTTTCAGTTTTATGAGCAATATCATTACTTAGTGATCATAAAAGTACCGATTTACTGATGATTATCCTGTGAAAAGCAGCGATTGAAAAGTAATTTTGAGAATACAGTTCCAATCATCAAATTATATACATCCGTTAGGATATTATCATCCACTAACACCTTCCTTTTATGAGCATCTCTTTTAATTTACTTCAGTACGGAATTAAAAATAAAGAAACCATTAGAAACGCCCCTCCGGCCAAACTGTATCAGATGGCGATCCTGTACGAGGACGGTGCGGCCATTTCCGACAAAGGGGCCCTTATTCTGGAATCAGGTGCCAAGACCGGTCGCAGCCCCAAAGACAAGCGCATCATTGAGCGACCCGAAAGCGTCAACGATATTTGGTGGGGCAGTGTGAACATTAAACTGGATGAACACACTTTCGATATCAACCGCCAGCGCGCCATTGACTACCTCAATACCCGTACCCGAATGTATGTCATGGACGGCTATGCGGGCTGGGATACCAAGTACCGAATCAAAGTCAGAGTGATCTGTACCCGTCCTTACCATGCGCTGTTCATGAACAACATGCTCATTCGCCCTACCGAAGCCGAATTGGCTGCTTTTGGGGAGCCTGATTACGTTATCTACAATGCCGGAGAGTTTCCGGCCAACACGTTCACCACGTACATGAATTCCCGCACCAGCATTGACCTTTGTTTTGAGCGCAAAGAATTTGTGATCCTGGGCACTGAATACGCGGGAGAAATGAAAAAAGGTGTATTCACCATCATGAACTACATCATGCCCAAAATAGGGGTGCTCTCTATGCACTGCTCCGCCAACGAAGGCGAAGACGGAGATGTATCATTGTTTTTTGGGTTAAGCGGTACGGGAAAAACTACCCTCTCCGCCGACCCTCACCGTAAGCTCATCGGCGACGATGAACACTGCTGGTCGCCGGAAGGAGTTTTCAACATTGAAGGCGGTTGCTACGCCAAGGCCATTAACCTGAGTGCCGAGAAAGAACCCGAAATATTTCAGGCCATCAAATTCGGCACCGTACTGGAAAATGTGGTATACAACCCCGTCAACCACGAAGTGGATTATGACGACATTTCCATCACCGAAAACACCCGTGCCTCCTATCCTATTGAATTCATCCCCAATGCCAAAATCCCCTGCGTAGGCGGTCACCCTAAAAACGTCATTTTCCTGACCTGTGATGCCTACGGCGTATTGCCGCCGGTCTCAAAACTCACGCCTGCTCAGGCCATGTATCACTTTATCAGCGGCTATACAGCCAAAGTAGCGGGGACTGAAATGGGCGTCACGGAGCCGAGCGCTACGTTTTCGGCCTGTTTCGGTGCTGCTTTTATGGTCTGGCACCCAAGTAAATATGCGGAGTTATTGTCCGAAAAAATTCAGGAGAACGGCACGAAAGTTTGGCTGGTCAATACGGGTTGGACGGGCGGTGCCTACGGTACGGGCTCCCGAATTAAACTCAAATTTACCCGGGCCATCCTGGATGCCATCCACAGCGGAGAATTGGCGGACTCTCCCACCGTGATGGACACTATTTTCGGACTCGAAATCCCCATTGTGTGCAGCGGTGTACCGGCCCAATTGTTAATTCCGCAAAACACGTGGACTGACTTGGGCAGCTATGAACAAACCGCTAAAAAATTGGCAGAGTTATTCAACAACAACTTTGAAACCTTCAAAGACGGTTGTTCTGAAGAAATCATCCACGCCGGACCTCTTTTTAAATAAAGTGGTTTGACCGAAGGTCTGACCCGTCAGAATTGGACTTCATATCTCAATTTTAACAGGTCAGAACGAACTCATCAATTTCATGAGAGTCGGGTTAACAGTAACCCGATTTTTTTATGCTATACCTTGGTTAAGCATAAGCATGACCGGGAACGATTGCGTAAATTTTTACCGGCAATAGAGAGCATTTTTAGTAAGGCCGAAAGTATATAGAAGAAAAGGTTGCTTTATTTATTTTATATACAAAACAAAGTTTTTACTATGCAACGTCGAGAATTTATACAAAAATCCATCTTAGCGACTGCCGCCACCGCAATGTCGGCCACGAGCTATTCCAAAATCATCGGAGCCAATGACCGCGTGCGCGTAGGGGTTGTAGGGTTTTCAGACCGTCACCGCGCTTCCCACGTGGGTCCTTTTAAAGAATTATCGAAAGGAATGAATTTTGAGATCACGTCGCTTTCCGACATTTGGAATCGTCGTCGTGAAGAAGGAAAAGCGTATTTAGACAAGCAATTGGGCGGCAACGTAAAGGTGTATCGTAACAACGAAGAAATGTACGAGGCCAAAGCGGTCGATGCCGTTTTCATGAGTACTGCCGACTTCCAGCACGCCCTTCATACCATTGAAGCCGTACAGGCAGGGTGTGATGTATACGCCGAAAAACCATTGGCCGAAACCATGGAAGACAACCGCGCCGTGTTGAAAGCCGTGAAAGCATCAGGAAAAATCGTGCAAATCGGTTCACAGCGCCGCAGCGGAGAAAACTACTGGGCCGCCGATGAATTTATCAAATCAGGAAAATTCGGCCCCATCGTCATGGTTGAATTGATGTGGAACGTCAACCAACCGGGCCGCTGGCGCCGACCTGAATTGACCAAAATTTTGAAAGAATCCGACGTTGATTGGATGCGTTATCAGCTTAACCGCCCCAAAGTGGCCTTTGACCCACGCAAATACTTAGAGTATCGCTTATTCTGGCCCTATTCGTCAGGAATTCCCGGCCAATGGATGAGCCATCAGATTGATACGGTACACTGGTTCAGCGGTTTGCAGCACCCACGTTCGGCAGTTGCCAATGGCGGGATCTATCAGTGGAAAGATGGGCGTACCAACCCCGATACCCTTACGGTGGTATTCGATTACGGCCCGGCCAATGATCCTGCTTCGGGCTTTCAGGTACAGTTTACGAGCCGTTTTTCCAACTCTGCCGGCGACACCAAAGAGTTGTATTACTCCAACGGCGGTATGATCAATCTTGACACCAACGAAATCAGTTCCACCGGTGGTCTGCGCGAACGCGAAGCCGCTGCGATGGGATTAAAAGCTAACTTAGTGTCTCCTACCAAATTGGAAGGCATTAAAGTTGCTACCGACGCCAACACCGGCGGCGACCCGCTGACGTTCAATCACATCAAAAACTGGATGGAATGTGTACGCAGCCGCAAGCAACCCAATGCGCCGATCGAAGCGGGCTATCAGCACTCCATTGCCACTATTATGGCCAATGCCGCTTACCGTACCGGTCAGCGCGTGACATTTGATGAAAAAACACAGGAAGTATTGGCGGGCGGAAAACCGTTTAAGTACTAGGCAGGAGTCAGGAGCGGCCACCGCTGCGGTGAGAATAATTAGAATATTAAAATTAAGAAGGGGTTGTCTCAAAAGTCTGAGACAACCCCTTCTTTGTTAGTTGACCGACCTTATTCAACCGTTTCTATTTCCGTGTCCGAAACGATCAGTTTGATGCCGTCCAGTTTTTTGATGACTACCGAAGAGCCCATCGCGATAGGGTGCCCTTTTCGGCTTAATGCGATCCATTCCGTTCCCCGGTAGAAAACCTTGCCTTCACCGTCGGGAGGAATGCTTTGCACCACCGTGGCTTTATCCCCAATGTATTCAGAATATTCCAGCGTTTTATTTTTACGACGCGAAAACTGCAACAGCGGCTTTCGCAATGCCAACAAAGAAAGCACCGAAATGACCGAAAAACAGAAAAGTTGTGAATTAACGGTGGGGGTAAGGCCCATATATGACAGCAACGCCGTCACAAAGGCTCCCACACTTAAAAACAGGAATACAAATGTTACTGAAAGTAACTCTGCTATGAGCATTGCCACTCCAACTATTACCCAAATCTGTAATGAATCCATCTGATTAGCGACTATTTAAATAAACATTACAGGCTTACTTACCCGATTTATTTTCATGTTTTACAACGCTCATGGCAGCAGCGATCATCGAAGCCATATCACCAAAATTGGCCGGCAGGATCATTGTATTGGTCGATTTGGCCAAGTTCCCGAATTGCTGCACCATTTGCTCGGCGACTTTCAGTTGTACAGCGTCCATGCCGCCTTTTTCCTGAATGGCCGCCGCCACTACTCTGATACTTTCGGCGGTAGCATCCGCGACCGACATAATGGCGGCCGCCTGTCCTTCCGCTTCGTTGATCTGGCGCGTTTTTAAGGCTTCCGATTCCAGTACAACCTTTTGTTTTTGCCCTTCCGCTACGTTGACCGCCGCCATTTTCTCCCCGTCCGATTGCAGGATCAACGCCCGACGCTCCCGTTCGGCCTGCATTTGCTTTTCCATGGCATGCAGCACACTTTGCGGAGGCGTAATGTTTTTGATCTCGTACCGAAGCATTTTTACGCCCCAACCAATGGCCGCTTCGTCGATGGCGTGTACTACGGCCTGGTTGACCGTGGTCCGTTCTTCAAACGTTTTATCTAAATCAATTTTACCAATTTCCGAACGCATGGTCGTTTGGGCCAATTGCGTTACCCCAAAAATATAATCGCCGATTCCATAAGAGGCACGCTGAGCATCGATCACCTGAAGAAAAAGCACCCCATCGACCCGTACCTGAACGTTGTCGCGAGTGATACAAATCTGCTCAGGAATATCAATGGCTTTTTCTTTCAAACTGTGCTTATAGGCGGTACGGTCAAAAAAAGGAATGATAAAATTGATCCCGGGTTGTAACACGGCATGAAATTTACCGAGACGTTCAACCACGTAAGCCGTTTGTTGAGGAACCACTTTGACCGTCATAAATACAATAAGCAATGCTAAAACAGCAATAATAATAAAGGCAGTCATAGGAATAGTTAAGGTTTAATTGCGAAACGAAAATACAGGATAAAGCTTCAGGGTACAACGCTTTAAGGATGAAGGTCATAAAACTTTCCGGGAATGGTGTAAATGTTTATTAAGCGGTAACATGGTTTCGACTGCCTGAAACCGAAGTAATACGTCAGTGATTTTATCTGATTTTTCCTTTCTATAATTATATTTTTTGCCACATAAATAAAACGATACAAAACCGGCACAACGCAAAAAAGGTTTATTTACACGATAAGCATAAGGAAACATTGATAAACAGGCTTGAATTTCATCGAAAAGGCTGCTTAACTTTTCAGTAATATGCTTCCCCAAAAA
Above is a window of Runella slithyformis DSM 19594 DNA encoding:
- the pckA gene encoding phosphoenolpyruvate carboxykinase (ATP), coding for MSISFNLLQYGIKNKETIRNAPPAKLYQMAILYEDGAAISDKGALILESGAKTGRSPKDKRIIERPESVNDIWWGSVNIKLDEHTFDINRQRAIDYLNTRTRMYVMDGYAGWDTKYRIKVRVICTRPYHALFMNNMLIRPTEAELAAFGEPDYVIYNAGEFPANTFTTYMNSRTSIDLCFERKEFVILGTEYAGEMKKGVFTIMNYIMPKIGVLSMHCSANEGEDGDVSLFFGLSGTGKTTLSADPHRKLIGDDEHCWSPEGVFNIEGGCYAKAINLSAEKEPEIFQAIKFGTVLENVVYNPVNHEVDYDDISITENTRASYPIEFIPNAKIPCVGGHPKNVIFLTCDAYGVLPPVSKLTPAQAMYHFISGYTAKVAGTEMGVTEPSATFSACFGAAFMVWHPSKYAELLSEKIQENGTKVWLVNTGWTGGAYGTGSRIKLKFTRAILDAIHSGELADSPTVMDTIFGLEIPIVCSGVPAQLLIPQNTWTDLGSYEQTAKKLAELFNNNFETFKDGCSEEIIHAGPLFK
- a CDS encoding Gfo/Idh/MocA family protein, translated to MQRREFIQKSILATAATAMSATSYSKIIGANDRVRVGVVGFSDRHRASHVGPFKELSKGMNFEITSLSDIWNRRREEGKAYLDKQLGGNVKVYRNNEEMYEAKAVDAVFMSTADFQHALHTIEAVQAGCDVYAEKPLAETMEDNRAVLKAVKASGKIVQIGSQRRSGENYWAADEFIKSGKFGPIVMVELMWNVNQPGRWRRPELTKILKESDVDWMRYQLNRPKVAFDPRKYLEYRLFWPYSSGIPGQWMSHQIDTVHWFSGLQHPRSAVANGGIYQWKDGRTNPDTLTVVFDYGPANDPASGFQVQFTSRFSNSAGDTKELYYSNGGMINLDTNEISSTGGLREREAAAMGLKANLVSPTKLEGIKVATDANTGGDPLTFNHIKNWMECVRSRKQPNAPIEAGYQHSIATIMANAAYRTGQRVTFDEKTQEVLAGGKPFKY
- a CDS encoding NfeD family protein yields the protein MDSLQIWVIVGVAMLIAELLSVTFVFLFLSVGAFVTALLSYMGLTPTVNSQLFCFSVISVLSLLALRKPLLQFSRRKNKTLEYSEYIGDKATVVQSIPPDGEGKVFYRGTEWIALSRKGHPIAMGSSVVIKKLDGIKLIVSDTEIETVE
- a CDS encoding SPFH domain-containing protein; the encoded protein is MTAFIIIAVLALLIVFMTVKVVPQQTAYVVERLGKFHAVLQPGINFIIPFFDRTAYKHSLKEKAIDIPEQICITRDNVQVRVDGVLFLQVIDAQRASYGIGDYIFGVTQLAQTTMRSEIGKIDLDKTFEERTTVNQAVVHAIDEAAIGWGVKMLRYEIKNITPPQSVLHAMEKQMQAERERRALILQSDGEKMAAVNVAEGQKQKVVLESEALKTRQINEAEGQAAAIMSVADATAESIRVVAAAIQEKGGMDAVQLKVAEQMVQQFGNLAKSTNTMILPANFGDMASMIAAAMSVVKHENKSGK